In the Malaya genurostris strain Urasoe2022 chromosome 1, Malgen_1.1, whole genome shotgun sequence genome, one interval contains:
- the LOC131439321 gene encoding omega-amidase NIT2-like: protein MVIRIALIQLRIAGSKEKILKNAVDLIRIAKKEKEANVVVLPECFNCPYSAQDFEASAEEIPLGPTSLALSQAARDYGVHIVGGSIAEICCGKLYNTCTVWGPEGELVAKHRKVHPRNANIPEQFAVHEAQVISPGASYTTFFVGETKIGLGVCWDMRFPEFAAAYRQMGCGLLIYPAACDAYTGEMHWELLARSRALDNQVFVAFCSPARDSHAELICHGHSLVVDPWGQIIQMGTEFQEIVVADLVLKTLNEIREQIPVLEEKRNDLYELVVKK from the exons ATGGTCATCAGAATAGCACTGATTCAACTGAGAATTGCCGGATCGAAGGAGAAAATTTTAAAGAACGCAGTGGACTTGATTCGTATTGCCAAGAAGGAGAAAGAAGCCAACGTTGTGGTGCTACCGGAATGTTTCAACTGTCCGTACAGTGCACAAGATTTCGAGGCTAGCGCCGAAGAAATCCCACTCGGACCGACCAGCCTTGCTCTGAGTCAAGCAGCCAGAGACTATGGTGTTCACATTGTCGGTGGTTCGATCGCTGAAATCTGCTGTGGAAAATTGTACAACACTTGCACGGTTTGGGGACCGGAAGGAGAGTTGGTGGCAAAACATCGCAAG GTTCATCCTCGCAATGCCAACATTCCGGAACAGTTCGCCGTTCACGAGGCCCAGGTGATTTCCCCGGGCGCCAGCTACACTACCTTCTTCGTTGGAGAAACCAAAATCGGATTGGGAGTGTGCTGGGATATGCGCTTTCCGGAGTTTGCCGCGGCGTATCGCCAAATGGGTTGCGGTTTGCTGATTTATCCGGCTGCCTGTGATGCCTACACAGGGGAAATGCATTGGGAGTTGCTTGCCAGAAGCCGTGCCCTGGACAACCAAGTGTTTGTTGCATTCTGCTCACCCGCCCGGGATTCGCACGCCGAGCTGATTTGCCACGGACACTCGCTGGTCGTCGATCCGTGGGGTCAAATTATTCAGATGGGAACCGAATTCCAGGAGATTGTGGTGGCCGATTTAGTGCTTAAAACACTGAACGAGATACGCGAGCAGATTCCGGTTCTGGAGGAGAAACGAAATGATTTGTATGAATTAGTTGTTAAGAAGTAA
- the LOC131439309 gene encoding omega-amidase NIT2-like, translating into MNIAHNMARAGFRIALLQLKVGSNKTENVENALGKIRNAVQEHGARVVALPECFNSPYGTKYFSEYAEEVPTGETSQSLSAVAKELGIYLIGGTIPEKVDTENKIYNTCTVWSPEGQLLAKYRKIHLFDIDIPGGITFRESDVLTGGNQLAVIPVDGAKIGIGICYDIRFDELARIYRNQGCDVLIYPGAFNMKTGPLHWELLARARANDTQSYVATISPARDKEAGYIAWGHSMVVDPWAKVVASAKEHEDIVLADVNLKTVDEVRAQIPIFRQRRTDMYETKLQKS; encoded by the exons ATGAATATTGCGCATAACATGGCCAGAG CCGGTTTCCGCATTGCTCTACTACAGCTTAAGGTAGGTTCAAACAAGACAGAGAACGTAGAAAATGCCTTAGGGAAGATCCGTAACGCCGTACAGGAGCATGGTGCCAGGGTCGTTGCCTTACCGGAGTGCTTCAACTCGCCGTATGGAACAAAGTATTTTTCCGAGTATGCTGAAGAAGTTCCCACTGGAGAAACCAGCCAAAGCTTGTCCGCCGTGGCGAAAGAGCTGGGTATTTATCTGATTGGTGGAACGATTCCGGAGAAGGTTGAcaccgaaaataaaatttataacacCTGTACGGTCTGGTCCCCGGAAGGGCAATTGTTGGCGAAGTATAGGAAAATTCATCTGTTCGACATTGATATACCTGGAGGAATCACTTTCCGTGAGTCAGACGTTCTAACCGGTGGTAATCAACTGGCCGTAATTCCAGTGGACGGTGCAAAAATCGGCATTGGAATCTGTTACGACATACGTTTCGATGAACTGGCGCGTATTTATCGGAACCAGGGTTGCgatgtgttgatttatccagGAGCGTTCAATATGAAAACCGGACCGCTGCACTGGGAACTGCTGGCAAGAGCCAGAGCCAACGACACCCAGTCGTATGTGGCCACAATTTCTCCCGCGAGAGACAAAGAAGCCGGCTACATAGCCTGGGGCCACTCGATGGTGGTTGATCCTTGGGCAAAGGTTGTGGCATCAGCGAAGGAACACGAAGACATAGTTCTGGCGGATGTTAATCTGAAAACCGTGGACGAAGTGCGAGCGCAAATTCCGATATTCAGACAGCGCAGAACGGACATGTACGAAACAAAGCTGCAAAAGAGTTGA
- the LOC131439314 gene encoding omega-amidase NIT2-like, whose amino-acid sequence MTRAGFRIALLQLRVGPNKADNIGHALEKIRCAVKEHGAKVVALPECFNSPYGTQYFASFAEEIPDGETCQYLSAIAKELGIFLIGGTIPEKVGNTIYNTCTVWSPEGLLLATYRKLHLFDVDIPGEIVIRESDVLTSGNQLAVISMFGAKIGIGICYDICFDELARIYRNQGCDMLIYPGTFNIRREPLHWRLLAKTRAIDTQSYVATISPARDKEAGYVAFGHSMVVDPWAKIIVSAKENEEIILTYVNLKTVDNVRAQIPNFKQRRLDLYDTKIQGS is encoded by the exons ATGACCAGAG CCGGCTTTCGCATAGCACTTCTCCAGCTGAGAGTAGGACCAAACAAGGCAGACAACATCGGGCATGCCTTGGAAAAGATCCGTTGCGCTGTCAAAGAACATGGCGCCAAAGTTGTAGCACTGCCAGAGTGTTTTAATTCACCATATGGAACGCAGTATTTTGCGAGTTTCGCCGAAGAGATTCCAGATGGAGAAACCTGCCAGTACTTGTCGGCAATAGCAAAAGAGCTGGGTATTTTCCTGATCGGTGGAACAATCCCGGAGAAGGTTGGAAATACAATTTACAACACCTGTACGGTTTGGTCCCCGGAAGGGCTCCTGTTGGCGACGTACCGGAAGCTTCATCTGTTTGACGTTGATATTCCTGGGGAAATCGTTATCCGTGAGTCGGATGTGCTTACCAGTGGCAATCAGTTGGCCGTAATTTCAATGTTTGGTGCTAAGATCGGTATTGGGATCTGCTACGACATTTGTTTCGACGAACTGGCACGTATTTACCGTAACCAGGGTTGCGATATGCTAATTTACCCCGGAACGTTCAACATCAGGAGGGAACCGTTGCACTGGAGGCTGTTAGCTAAAACTAGAGCCATCGATACCCAGTCGTACGTTGCAACGATTTCTCCGGCGAGAGACAAGGAAGCGGGCTACGTTGCATTTGGTCACTCGATGGTGGTTGATCCGTGGGCAAAGATAATTGTTTCGGCGAAGGAAAATGAAGAGATCATTTTAACGTATGTAAATCTCAAAACGGTGGACAACGTGCGTGCGCAGATTCCGAATTTCAAACAGCGAAGATTGGATTTGTACGACACAAAGATCCAGGGAAGTTGA